The proteins below are encoded in one region of Flavobacterium nackdongense:
- a CDS encoding 2TM domain-containing protein: MENQYLEEERYYNARKRVEEIKGFYGNLIAYVTVNVGLLVINLVTSPAYLWFLWPLLWWGIGVVIHGLKVFNYMPFFNKDWEEKKIKEFMDKEEQSKNTWK, translated from the coding sequence ATGGAAAATCAATATTTAGAAGAAGAGCGCTATTACAATGCACGCAAGAGAGTAGAGGAAATCAAAGGTTTTTATGGGAATTTAATAGCTTATGTCACTGTTAATGTTGGACTTTTAGTGATTAATCTAGTTACTTCGCCAGCATATTTATGGTTTTTGTGGCCGTTGTTGTGGTGGGGAATTGGGGTTGTTATTCACGGATTGAAAGTGTTCAATTATATGCCTTTTTTCAATAAAGATTGGGAAGAGAAGAAAATAAAAGAATTTATGGATAAAGAGGAACAATCCAAAAACACCTGGAAGTAA
- a CDS encoding 2TM domain-containing protein — MRRSRRMFEEYQSGNFNPDDRYALAYKKVKRIKGFYVHLIVYIFVNAIIISSNFYGNSNQDPISWSWQTFSTALFWGIGLLAHGLSVFGRNIFFGQNWEERKIKEFMEKDKNEKWE; from the coding sequence ATGAGAAGGTCAAGAAGAATGTTTGAAGAATACCAATCCGGAAATTTCAATCCAGATGATCGCTATGCATTGGCTTATAAAAAGGTGAAAAGAATCAAAGGCTTTTATGTTCATCTGATAGTTTATATTTTTGTAAATGCAATTATAATTTCTAGTAACTTCTACGGAAATTCAAATCAAGATCCTATTTCTTGGAGCTGGCAAACTTTTTCAACCGCGTTGTTTTGGGGAATTGGTTTATTGGCACACGGTTTATCGGTTTTTGGAAGAAATATCTTTTTTGGACAAAATTGGGAAGAAAGAAAAATTAAAGAGTTTATGGAAAAAGATAAAAACGAAAAATGGGAGTA